The Acidobacteriota bacterium genome includes the window CTTCACATCGCCGCGGCTGCGCGGGCGCCGATTGTCGGCCTCTACGGCCCGACCGATCCACGCCGCAACGGGCCCTGGTCCGAAGACGATGTGTGCGTGTCGAGGTTCGAGGCGTGCGGCTGCCATCACCTGCGGCGGTGCGTGCGCGAGCGGTGGTGCCTGGAGGAGGTGAGCGTGGACGAGGTGGTGTCGGCGATCGATCGCCGGCTGTCGGTGGCGGCACCCAGCGGCGCGCCGAGCGGCCGCGGAAATCAATGACCAGATTCCTCGCACGCTGGCGCGTCACGTTCGGGTTTCTCTGCGGCGCGGTGGCGATCGTGCTGGCGCGCCCCTCGCGCGGATCTTTCGTGGTGGGTCTGCCGATCGTGCTGGCGGGCGAGGCGCTGCGGATCTGGGCGGCCGGGCACCTGGAGAAGGGGCGCGAGGTCACCTCGTCCGGCCCGTATCGCTGGACGCGGCATCCTTTATATGTAGGCTCGACGCTGCTCGGGCTGGGTTTCGGGATCGCGTCGAACCACCCGGTCGTCCTGGCGCTCGCCGTGGTGTACCTCGCGCTGACGCTGACCGCGGCGGCGCGCTCCGAGGAGCGGCATCTCGAGTCGAAGTTCGGCGAGGCCTACGGGCTGTATCGGCGCGGCGAACAGGGGTGCGGCGCGGAGGCGCGGCGGTTCAGCGCCGCGCGCGCGCGGCGCAACGGGGAGCACCGGACGCTGGCGGGCGTCCTGGGTGCCGCGGCGTACCTGTTCGTCCTGGCGGTTCGCCGATGACTTTTTTGATTGTGCCGCGTCCGCAGCTATAATGGGATGTTCGTCGGACAGCGGCGGAGCCTGCCGGGCCTGGCGCGCTTGCCGCGCCGGAGCTGTGAAGCGGCGAAGGCGGGGCGGTTAGCTCAGTGGTAGAGCACCGGCTTTACACGCCGGCCGTCACAGGTTCGAGCCCTGTACCGCCCATACCCGACGAGACAATCCCGGAGCTGGTGACAGGCTCGGGTACTTTTGCTTTCGCGTAGTCCCTCCCCTGCGGGGTCGTAGTTCAGTTGGTTAGAACGCCGGCCTGTCACGCCGGAGGTCGCGAGTTCGAGTCTCGTCGGCCCCGCCAC containing:
- a CDS encoding isoprenylcysteine carboxylmethyltransferase family protein, translated to MTRFLARWRVTFGFLCGAVAIVLARPSRGSFVVGLPIVLAGEALRIWAAGHLEKGREVTSSGPYRWTRHPLYVGSTLLGLGFGIASNHPVVLALAVVYLALTLTAAARSEERHLESKFGEAYGLYRRGEQGCGAEARRFSAARARRNGEHRTLAGVLGAAAYLFVLAVRR